In Candidatus Aminicenantes bacterium, the sequence CAGAAAGGAGAACGGATTGCCGGCTTCCTTCCCTGTTCCCGCCGACGCCTTCAGTGCTTCAGCCAGCGGCTTGGATCCGCACATAAGCCCTGCCAACGCTTTGGCACAGGCGGCCAGGGTAGCCAATGCCCGTTATAAAAGCAAAGATCAGATCATGCAAATGATCCGCTTGGCCACGGAAGATAAACAGTTCTGGATTTTCGGGGAAAAAAGGGTTAATGTGCTTACGTTGAATCTGGCTTTGGACAAGCAAAAATAGTGTTATAATCATGGCCAACGTGGACCAGGAAAAAGCAAGTAAATTTCTGCGCATGATCAAGCGTTCCACCCAAGGCCGCCTGAAGATCTATCTCGGCTACTGCGCCGGAGTCGGCAAGACCTACCGCATGCTCCAGGAGGGACACAAGCTGAAAAACGAGGGGATCGACGTGGTGGTCGGGTTTGTGGAAACCCATGGCCGGGCGGAAGTCAGCAAACTCCTTGAAGGACTCGAGATCATTCCACGGACGGTCAGGGAATACAAGGGAATGAAAGTGGAAGAAATGGACGTGGACGCGCTGCTGACCAGAAAACCTGCCGTGGCGCTGGTCGATGAACTTGCCCATAACAACGTGCCAGAGAGCCGAAACAACAAACGTTACCAGGATGTTCAGGAAATCCTAGCCAGCGGCATCCATGTGATCACCACATTGAACGTTCAGCACATGGAAAGCCTTTTCAATACGGTTGAAAAGTTTGTCGGAGTCAAAGTATGGGAAAGGCTTCCCGATTCGGTGATCGGCGAAGCAGACCAGATCGTCAATGTCGACCTGACCCCGGAGGACCTGAGAAAAAGGCTCGAGGAAGGCAGAATATATAAGGAAGACAAAATTCAGACAGCTCTAAAAAACTTTTTTACCCAGTCCAATCTGGAAAAGCTCAGGGAACTGACGCTGCGGGAATTGGCCGCCCAGATCGATACCCGCCGCAAGGATCCCGAAAGCGACGAGAGCACGGCCATGCCCGATCAGATCATGGTATGCCTGAGTTCGCGCGGCCCGAACAGCGACCTTTTGCTCCGCTATGCCTCGCGCTTTGCCGGCCGGCTCAACAAAAACTGGTATGCGCTGTATGTCCAGACGGCGGCGGAAGATCCGCTGCACATCACCGTTCAAACCCAGAACGCCTTGGCCCATACCCTGACACTGGCCAAGCAACTGGGGGCAATCGTTTTCACCTACAAGGGCGAGGACCTGGCCAGCACCATCCTCCGCTTCGCCCGCGAATATCACATCGGGCATATTATCATCGGAACTCCGAATCGGATCTCACTCTTCCAGAGACTGCGCTTTAAAAAAACCCTTTCTGAAAGGTTGATCCAAGAAGCGAATGGCATCAATGTCGTCGTAGCGAACATCCAGCACAGTCATTCCGCTCTGGAAGGATTTACGGCAGAAAATTCACCGCGCATCCCGGCTAAAAAGATTAGGTTAAGCGACTTCCTATCAGAAAATCACATCCTTATCTGGGAGCGCCTGGCCTTGAAGGAAGAGGTATTGCGAGACCTGTCCAGGATCGCCTGCAGTTCGGATGAAGAATACCAGGGAATATTCACCCGCCTGCTGCTCAGGGAAAAAGAAAGTTCGACATTTTTCAACGAAGGGGTAGCCTTCCCCCACCTCAGGTTGGAAGATGATTCACTCCCTAAGATCGCCCTGGGCATCCTCCATCAGGGGATCGCCGATGTGGCCACGATGGAGCCGATTCGGCTGGTCTTTCTCATCGTCACATCCATGCGCCAGAGCGATATCCAGGCAAAGCTGCTGGCCGCCGCCAGCAAGCTGGCCAGTAACAAACCCCTGGTCGGAATTCTGCTTGCGGCAAAAAATCCAGAAACGGCCTTTAATGAAATAAACAAATGGGGAAATTGACGGATCATTGCACATACGATACGATGTTTTTCCTAGTACCATCCACCCGGCATATGCTCTGAAAATTTTTCCGGCCTTTACCAGGATATCATTCTGCATTGCCACCATGCCGCTTCTGCAGCTCGCCATCCACGGCCCGGCGCATGGCCCGGGTATGATCGGGCGTGGTGCCGCAGCAGCCGCCGATCACCGCTGACCCGGCCGCGATCAACTCGGGGACCGTCGCGGCCATGAATTCGGGGGTCTCGGGATAGCGCACGACGCCGTCGCGCAGTTCGGGAACCCCGGCGTTGGCCTGGATCAGCAGCGGCAGGGCGGTAAATTTCCTGAACTCCCTGGCGATGGCCACCATCAGCCGGCTGCCGTTGCCGCAATTGGAACCGACCAAATCGGCCCCGGCCGTTGCCAGCTCCCGGCAGGCTTTCTCGATGGTCACGCCCATGATAGTGAAAAAACCACGCGCCGTGGCTTCGAAGGTCATGGTGGCCGCCACCGGGAGGGCCCGGTCTACGCTGCGCGCCGCCTCGACGGCCAGTCGCGCTTCGCCCAGGTCGGACATGGTTTCAATGCAGATCATGTCGACGCCGGCGTTGACCAGGGCTTTCATTTGCGCGCGAAAACTGTCGAATAGCTCCCCTGCATCCGTATCGCCGTACGGCTTGAGGATCCGGCCGCTGGGGCCGCACGAGGCGGAAACGAAAGCCTTGTCCCCGATCGCTCGCCGTACCGCCTGCACGGCTTTTTCATTGATGGCGTCCGTTTGCCCGTCGAGGCCGTAAGCGGCCAGTTTCAGCGGCGAAGCGCCGAAGGTGTTGGTCTGGACGATGTCGGCCCCGGCCTCCAGGTAGAGCCGGGCGATCTCTTCCAGCACTTCGGGATGGGCCAGGTTGATGCTCTCCGGGGCTTGCCCCCCGGGCAGTCCGCGCGCCATGAGCAGGGACCCGATCGCCCCGTCGGCCAGCAGGACCTGGCCGCGCCCGACCCGGGAAAGGAGGGAATCCATCAGCCGACCGCAGCAGCCAGCTTTTTCACGCCGGCGACCGCCTGGGCGCAATCGTAGCCGTAGGCGTCGGCGCCGATCTCGTCGGCATACCCTTGCGAAACCGGAGCGCCGCCGATGATTGTCTTGATGCGGCCGGACAGGTTCTCCGC encodes:
- a CDS encoding PTS sugar transporter subunit IIA: MANVDQEKASKFLRMIKRSTQGRLKIYLGYCAGVGKTYRMLQEGHKLKNEGIDVVVGFVETHGRAEVSKLLEGLEIIPRTVREYKGMKVEEMDVDALLTRKPAVALVDELAHNNVPESRNNKRYQDVQEILASGIHVITTLNVQHMESLFNTVEKFVGVKVWERLPDSVIGEADQIVNVDLTPEDLRKRLEEGRIYKEDKIQTALKNFFTQSNLEKLRELTLRELAAQIDTRRKDPESDESTAMPDQIMVCLSSRGPNSDLLLRYASRFAGRLNKNWYALYVQTAAEDPLHITVQTQNALAHTLTLAKQLGAIVFTYKGEDLASTILRFAREYHIGHIIIGTPNRISLFQRLRFKKTLSERLIQEANGINVVVANIQHSHSALEGFTAENSPRIPAKKIRLSDFLSENHILIWERLALKEEVLRDLSRIACSSDEEYQGIFTRLLLREKESSTFFNEGVAFPHLRLEDDSLPKIALGILHQGIADVATMEPIRLVFLIVTSMRQSDIQAKLLAAASKLASNKPLVGILLAAKNPETAFNEINKWGN
- a CDS encoding homocysteine S-methyltransferase family protein, with the protein product MDSLLSRVGRGQVLLADGAIGSLLMARGLPGGQAPESINLAHPEVLEEIARLYLEAGADIVQTNTFGASPLKLAAYGLDGQTDAINEKAVQAVRRAIGDKAFVSASCGPSGRILKPYGDTDAGELFDSFRAQMKALVNAGVDMICIETMSDLGEARLAVEAARSVDRALPVAATMTFEATARGFFTIMGVTIEKACRELATAGADLVGSNCGNGSRLMVAIAREFRKFTALPLLIQANAGVPELRDGVVRYPETPEFMAATVPELIAAGSAVIGGCCGTTPDHTRAMRRAVDGELQKRHGGNAE